A single Anopheles maculipalpis chromosome 3RL, idAnoMacuDA_375_x, whole genome shotgun sequence DNA region contains:
- the LOC126561768 gene encoding zinc finger CCCH domain-containing protein 3, translating to MEPQPNAAEQPSKIFINPKFAKAHINPMFLSSSGMLRRPEIKQDETTHHSTIHLNPAFLDKLRIQQVSPPIITTTVPNTISQSRVTTSLPVVARTTSASPSKITFSETVNPIIKNTRRKLVRATTSTNDAKVAVVAKSIGREVAPIAAAAAAASTNHQLAPLVRIGKNKLVRSSVPNVMGLENVKPRMLASTLPERKSLRIDRRVAPTLRRFSIQKLNFVKRYALSRINGITPKKVIITDPKLLKLKRNPMLKSPEKPRPGKSSIAYASKNKQLVLVNINGVLYRSSTNKLQKSVTPSPSSIGHTTPPKPARKTKEHFLIIRGMRFALDRNGMKLRSVGNATVEAAATSKPFAPEPRLNRIDIGGLTYKARKDGIFIRTDNHRTRNHLSMAKQRSIQVLASKLRKCNEPCHIYRRLGKCLAHQRGKCPKVHDPKHVSICQKFLRGECILDGCSLSHDVSLEKMPVCTFFLEGRCMRDVCPYLHKKVSEKERICDAFLNGFCALADKCPNRHVFQCPEFEQKGKCDRTRCPYPHGKKEVKGKKADIPSTTTASPEVEEPKPKPRQTPTVTASVRYYQDEGQSSRMTNDDKTGEFSASERNQLKRMLGEVEKMKQRYKEDISTQSAERTVDVSDQIVSIQPTAANSVGSEACDSLSEPTLDDVKQDEAEAEEDARPPVFRRKALGTLPAFIPI from the exons ATGGAACCCCAGCCGAACGCAGCAGAACAGCCTTCGAAGATATTTATTAATCCAAAGTTTGCAAAAGCGCACATTAATCCTATGTTCCTGTCGTCCAGCGGAATGCTAAGAAGGCCAGAGATAAAGCAAGACGAAACAACCCACCACAGCACCATACACCTGAATCCTGCCTTTCTGGACAAGCTAAGAATTCAACAGGTATCACCaccaataataacaacaacagtacCCAATACCATTTCGCAATCCCGCGTCACAACTTCCTTACCCGTGGTAGCGAGAACTACTTCCGCATCCCCTAGTAAAATCACATTTAGTGAGACAGTAAATCCGATtataaaaaacacaagaagaaAGTTAGTCCGTGCCACTACATCCACGAATGATGCTAAGGTTGCTGTGGTTGCAAAATCGATAGGACGAGAAGTAGCaccaatagcagcagcagcagcagcagctagcaCCAACCATCAGCTTGCTCCTTTGGTGCGGATCGGGAAGAACAAGCTTGTCCGTAGCAGTGTGCCTAACGTGATGGGATTGGAAAATGTTAAGCCCCGCATGCTCGCAAGTACACTGCCAGAAAGGAAAAGCCTCCGAATCGATCGAAGGGTCGCACCAACGTTAAGAAGGTTCTCGATACAAAAGTTGAATTTTGTCAAGCGTTATGCCCTGTCGAGGATAAATGGAATTACGCCCAAGAAGGTCATCATCACCGATCCAAAGCTGTTGAAACT tAAACGTAACCCGATGTTGAAAAGTCCCGAAAAACCCAGACCTGGGAAGAGTTCCATTGCTTATGCTTCGAAAAACAAGCAGCTCGTGCTGGTCAACATCAATGGGGTGTTATATCGTTCTTCGACGAATAAGTTACAAAAATCCGTTACACCATCTCCGTCATCAATAGGCCATACAACCCCACCCAAACCTGCCCGTAAAACCAAAGAACACTTTTTGATCATAAGAGGAATGCGCTTTGCATTGGATCGTAACGGTATGAAGCTACGGTCCGTAGGGAATGCTACGGTGGAAGCAGCGGCCACTTCGAAACCCTTCGCACCGGAACCACGATTAAACCGAATCGACATCGGTGGACTAACGTACAAAGCGCGCAAGGATGGTATCTTTATCCGGACGGACAATCACCGTACACGAAACCATCTCAGCATGGCCAAACAGCGCAGCATACAGGTGCTAGCGAGCAAGCTAAGGAAATGTAACGAACCGTGCCATATTTACCGTCGATTGGGGAAGTGTTTGGCGCATCAGCGTGGCAAATGCCCTAAGGTGCACGATCCGAAGCACGTCAGCATCTGCCAGAAGTTTCTGCGTGGTGAGTGCATTCTCGACGGATGCTCACTGTCGCACGACGTGTCTCTCGAAAAGATGCCCGTTTGCACATTTTTCCTCGAGGGACGCTGCATGCGTGACGTTTGTCCCTATCTGCACAAGAAAGTGAGCGAAAAGGAGCGCATTTGTGATGCATTTTTGAACGGATTTTGTGCACTAGCGGACAAG TGTCCCAATCGACACGTATTTCAATGTCCCGAGTTCGAGCAGAAGGGTAAATGTGACCGTACTAGATGTCCGTATCCGCACGGGAAGAAGGAGGTCAAGGGTAAAAAAGCTGACATCCCATCAACGACGACTGCATCGCCGGAAGTGGAAGAACCAAAGCCTAAACCACGACAGACACCGACCGTGACAGCGTCTGTACGATACTACCAGGACGAAGGACAATCATCACGGATGACAAACGACGATAAAACGGGTGAGTTTAGTGCTAGTGAGCGTAACCAGTTGAAACGTATGCTTGGtgaagtggaaaaaatgaaacaaagatACAAAGAGGACATCAGTACCCagtcggcagaacgcacggtGGACGTAAGTGACCAAATTGTAAGTATACAACCGACAGCTGCTAATAGTGTTGGTTCCGAAGCGTGTGACAGCCTATCGGAACCAACGCTGGACGATGTGAAGCAAGATGAAGCTGAGGCCGAAGAGGATGCCAGACCTCCGGTATTTCGCCGTAAAGCGCTCGGTACGCTGCCTGCTTTTATTCCTATCTGA
- the LOC126562450 gene encoding LETM1 domain-containing protein 1, producing MSVTLLRTLCRYQQHVLQQRQPVSFVGSSAIRCAVRYQSTAGGEDKIPKQDNNDKQSTKERLAAKYSRENVKRNVQGYVFSRFFDYVKNYDKVIEKKFPSAVHVYRVFLVGVRDFFNDMKKLVKITKIVYSHDNDLRCLTRKEIELYYQMPRDMKKVAPVLLISALPFANYVIFPLAYMYPRTLLTSHFWSVQQKVDFAQIDLRNRLLYNRRVFRCMQSKLDALKKSHDPAYEKFSYILGLLGSGLHPTSEEILDVREVFQRPPFHLNSLSSSHLKYLCRLHDIHAGLLRRFRLSERAYIVHHMDMAIKREGGVHNMPIESLKHACYIRGLNAHNMSAESMIDWLQEWVKVSLVVDEDCISMLLHLPILLTYNHTSNWILIH from the exons ATGTCCGTGACATTGTTGCGAACACTCTGCCGCTATCAGCAGCACGTGCTACAACAGCGGCAGCCCGTATCGTTCGTGGGCAGCAGTGCGATTCGTTGTGCGGTACGATACCAGAGCACTGCCGGTGGTGAAGATAAGATCCCGAAACAGGACAA CAACGATAAGCAGTCCACCAAAGAGCGACTGGCAGCCAAATACAGCCGGGAGAATGTGAAGCGCAACGTGCAGGGGTACGTGTTTTCACGGTTTTTTGACTACGTGAAAAACTATGACAAGGTAATCGAGAAGAAATTCCCGTCGGCGGTACACGTTTACCGGGTGTTTCTTGTCGGTGTTCGGGATTTCTTCAACGACATGAAGAAGCTAGTCAAAATCACGAAAATCGTTTACTCTCACGACAATGATCTGCGGTGCCTGACGCGGAAGGAGATCGAGCTGTACTATCAGATGCCACGGGATATGAAAAAGGTGGCACCGGTGTTGCTTATATCGGCGCTACCGTTCGCGAATTATGTGATATTTCCTCTAGC TTATATGTACCCTCGAACGCTACTGACGTCTCACTTCTGGTCGGTACAGCAGAAGGTGGATTTCGCTCAGATAGATCTACGCAATCGGCTCCTGTACAATCGGCGCGTATTTCGCTGCATGCAGTCGAAGCTGGACGCACTGAAAAAGTCACACGATCCGGCGTACGAGAAGTTTAGCTATATATTGGGTTTGCTGGGCAGTGGGTTACATCCAACGTCGGAAGAAATATTGGACGTAAGGGAAGTATTCCAACGGCCGCCATTTCATCTGAACAGTTTATCCTCATCTCATCTG aaATATCTCTGCCGATTACACGACATTCATGCCGGACTGCTGCGGCGGTTTCGGTTAAGCGAACGAGCCTACATAGTACATCACATGGATATGGCGATTAAGCGCGAGGGTGGCGTTCACAATATGCCAATCGAATCGCTCAAGCACGCCTGCTACATCCGGGGACTAAATGCACACAACATGAGTGCGGAAAGCATGATCGATTGGTTGCAGGAGTGGGTCAAAGTGTCACTGGTTGTGGATGAGGATTGTATCAGTATGCTGCTACACCTTCCGATTTTGCTAACGTATAATCATACGAGTAATTGGATCCTAATACACTGA